A window of Aerococcus urinae contains these coding sequences:
- the galE gene encoding UDP-glucose 4-epimerase GalE — MSILVTGGAGYIGSHTVIELINSGYDVVIVDDFSNSKPTVLDRIEKIAGKRPTFYEANILDGDALRQIFEKESIDAVIHYAAFKAVGESVEKPIDYYHNNMGGLLQVLKVMKEFGVKEFVYSSSATVYGMNNVSPLTEDLPTSATNPYGYSKVMGEQILKDTYKAHPDWSIMILRYFNPIGAHESGLIGEDPQGVPNNIMPYITQVAIGKLEKLHVFGNDYDTHDGTGVRDYLHVVDLAKGHVAAIDYANKHQGLEIVNLGTGQGYSVLDLVNTFQEVNHVDLPYVIDERRAGDVAECYADPSYAKELLGWEAEEDLADMCRDSWHWQETCPNGYED, encoded by the coding sequence ATGTCCATTTTAGTTACAGGCGGAGCGGGCTACATTGGTTCGCATACCGTTATTGAATTAATCAACTCTGGCTACGATGTTGTTATTGTCGACGACTTCTCTAATAGTAAGCCAACCGTCCTTGATCGCATCGAAAAAATTGCTGGCAAGCGTCCAACTTTCTATGAAGCCAATATCTTAGATGGAGATGCCTTACGCCAAATCTTTGAAAAAGAATCCATCGATGCTGTCATTCACTATGCAGCCTTTAAAGCGGTCGGTGAATCCGTTGAAAAACCCATTGACTACTATCACAATAATATGGGTGGACTCCTTCAAGTGTTAAAAGTAATGAAGGAATTTGGTGTGAAGGAATTTGTCTATTCTTCAAGTGCCACGGTCTATGGGATGAACAATGTCTCCCCCCTAACCGAAGACTTGCCAACCAGTGCTACCAATCCATACGGCTATAGTAAGGTCATGGGCGAACAAATCTTAAAAGATACCTATAAGGCTCATCCTGACTGGTCCATTATGATCTTACGTTACTTCAACCCGATCGGGGCCCACGAAAGCGGTCTGATTGGTGAAGACCCTCAAGGTGTTCCTAATAATATCATGCCTTATATCACCCAGGTAGCCATTGGTAAGTTAGAAAAATTACATGTTTTTGGTAATGACTACGATACCCATGATGGTACTGGAGTCCGCGATTACCTCCACGTGGTTGACTTAGCTAAGGGCCACGTCGCAGCTATCGACTATGCCAATAAACACCAAGGCCTTGAAATTGTCAACTTAGGCACTGGTCAAGGCTATTCCGTCCTGGACTTAGTCAATACCTTCCAAGAAGTTAACCATGTTGACCTTCCTTATGTTATTGACGAACGTCGGGCTGGCGATGTGGCTGAATGTTATGCGGATCCTTCCTACGCTAAAGAACTGCTAGGCTGGGAAGCAGAAGAAGATTTAGCTGACATGTGCCGGGATTCCTGGCACTGGCAAGAAACCTGCCCTAACGGTTACGAAGATTAA
- a CDS encoding LysM peptidoglycan-binding domain-containing protein, with the protein MSDSQGPNFSWHKLVQEILATLKSLIKMLARLVYYLIDQLTRILLPLFKRIDQALPHSNKQNKEQDSPFKRQVQEKVNSQLQPGLTPLKSFWQKLAKPLQWGVALGIFGLIFFLASPSYQGTTSDNPLNLKAQSSQLAGQDHYQADNWEIDQDDVSIYHGPEETEPADQALTTKEQDQDPAILDEKIAQYESKRARYPRRAARIKRPEEEKVADSKLPQETIDPDSSNSSSEYPSEESQVQNGDSYQVQAGDSLYRIAQDHGMTVDELMALNGMTRPALMPGQRIKIK; encoded by the coding sequence ATGTCAGATTCACAAGGGCCCAATTTTTCCTGGCACAAGTTAGTCCAGGAAATCCTAGCCACCCTCAAATCCCTCATTAAGATGCTGGCCCGCCTAGTTTATTATCTCATTGACCAGCTGACCCGCATCCTGCTACCACTTTTTAAGAGAATTGACCAGGCCCTGCCTCACAGCAACAAACAAAACAAGGAGCAAGACAGTCCGTTCAAGCGTCAAGTCCAAGAAAAGGTCAATAGCCAACTCCAGCCGGGTTTAACTCCTCTTAAAAGCTTCTGGCAAAAACTGGCTAAACCTCTCCAATGGGGAGTGGCCCTTGGCATTTTTGGACTGATCTTCTTCCTAGCAAGCCCCAGCTATCAGGGTACGACAAGTGATAATCCCTTAAATCTCAAGGCGCAATCCTCACAACTGGCTGGCCAAGACCATTACCAAGCCGATAACTGGGAGATTGACCAAGACGATGTCTCTATTTATCATGGGCCAGAGGAAACGGAGCCAGCCGACCAGGCCTTGACCACTAAAGAACAGGACCAAGACCCAGCCATTCTCGATGAAAAAATCGCCCAGTATGAGTCTAAACGGGCTCGTTACCCAAGAAGGGCTGCAAGAATCAAGCGACCAGAGGAAGAAAAAGTAGCGGATTCCAAGCTGCCACAAGAGACCATTGATCCAGATAGCTCAAATTCTAGCAGCGAGTATCCCTCAGAAGAGAGCCAGGTCCAAAACGGAGACAGCTATCAGGTCCAAGCCGGCGATAGCCTCTACCGCATCGCCCAAGACCATGGTATGACGGTCGACGAGTTAATGGCCTTAAACGGCATGACCAGGCCTGCGCTTATGCCTGGTCAAAGGATTAAAATCAAATAA
- a CDS encoding D-2-hydroxyacid dehydrogenase: MTKIYMYGVSEQEEDLAKKWGEDNNVELTLDADILSEATVDRCEGYDGVSTYQYTPLEDSVYPVLKSFGIKNIAQRMAGFDPYNLELAAENDVIISNVPAYSPESIAEYTLAQALNAIRKLYTVRDHSNHHDFRESLYIRGQRLGTKTVAILGTGRIGQATARLFKGFGCKILGYDLYPNDKLGDLLEYRDTPEECVKEADIISLHLPSTDDTYHLFNADLLKQCKEGAVIINAGRGALIDTDALLDALDAGHLQAAMLDTYENEFDYVKHDWSHKGIVDQTFLRLLHHPAVSYTPHIAYYTDESVQNMVFHALNATKSVIETGDTELRVN, encoded by the coding sequence ATGACTAAGATTTATATGTATGGTGTCAGCGAACAAGAAGAAGATCTCGCTAAAAAATGGGGCGAAGACAACAATGTTGAATTAACCCTTGATGCAGATATTCTTTCTGAAGCAACTGTTGACCGTTGTGAAGGATACGATGGGGTATCTACTTACCAATATACTCCTCTAGAAGACAGCGTTTACCCAGTTTTAAAGAGCTTTGGTATTAAAAACATTGCCCAACGTATGGCTGGTTTCGACCCTTACAACCTTGAATTAGCTGCCGAAAATGACGTGATCATTTCTAATGTGCCAGCTTATTCTCCAGAATCCATTGCTGAATACACTCTAGCACAAGCCTTAAACGCTATTCGTAAATTATATACCGTTAGAGACCATTCTAACCACCATGATTTCAGAGAATCTCTCTATATCCGTGGCCAACGTTTAGGGACTAAGACTGTTGCTATCTTAGGTACGGGCCGTATTGGTCAAGCAACTGCTCGTCTTTTCAAAGGCTTCGGCTGCAAGATCCTTGGTTACGACCTCTATCCAAATGACAAATTAGGGGACTTATTGGAATACCGTGACACACCAGAAGAATGTGTGAAAGAAGCCGACATTATTTCCCTTCACTTACCTTCAACTGATGATACCTATCATTTATTTAACGCTGACTTACTCAAACAATGTAAGGAAGGCGCTGTGATTATCAATGCTGGTCGTGGAGCTTTAATTGACACTGACGCTTTACTTGACGCTCTTGATGCAGGTCATTTACAAGCTGCTATGTTAGACACCTATGAAAACGAATTCGACTATGTCAAACATGACTGGTCACATAAGGGGATTGTTGACCAAACCTTCTTACGTTTATTACATCATCCAGCAGTATCCTACACCCCACATATTGCCTACTATACTGATGAATCTGTTCAAAACATGGTCTTCCATGCCTTGAATGCGACGAAATCAGTGATTGAAACTGGCGATACTGAATTACGCGTTAACTAA
- a CDS encoding LOG family protein, producing MKITVYCGSHLGINERYEHLIWQLGEWIGQNNHQLVYGGGRTGLMGTIATAASQSGSQVIGIIPLVLVEAEVANYDIHHLEVVDTMNQRKEKLMELADAMIVFPGGLGTMEELFDSLVWKRLGKKQTPIIIYNVDHFYDVLHSLLKTMVAEAFMPQEELDQIHFVSSLAEIETILNH from the coding sequence ATGAAAATTACGGTTTACTGTGGTTCCCATTTAGGGATCAATGAACGTTACGAACACCTGATCTGGCAATTAGGCGAATGGATTGGCCAAAATAATCATCAGTTGGTCTATGGCGGTGGTCGGACTGGTTTAATGGGGACCATTGCCACTGCAGCCAGCCAAAGCGGTAGTCAAGTCATCGGAATTATACCCCTGGTCCTAGTCGAGGCCGAAGTCGCCAATTACGATATCCATCACTTAGAGGTCGTTGATACCATGAATCAACGCAAAGAAAAACTGATGGAATTAGCCGACGCCATGATTGTCTTTCCCGGGGGCTTGGGAACCATGGAAGAACTCTTCGACAGTTTGGTATGGAAACGCCTGGGTAAGAAGCAGACCCCCATCATTATTTACAACGTTGACCACTTCTATGACGTCCTCCACTCCCTCCTCAAGACTATGGTAGCCGAAGCCTTCATGCCCCAAGAAGAATTAGACCAAATCCACTTTGTCTCTTCCCTCGCTGAAATCGAGACGATTCTCAACCACTAA
- a CDS encoding lipoate--protein ligase, which translates to MYLIDLKRDGQRIYDGSLALAAQVYAQSHIFLDEDILFPYMCDPKVEIGKYQNARAEVNQDYIDQENIQVVRRDTGGGAVYCDRGAINVCFLADHKSNDLFGNFEKMYQPGIKALEDMGVQGLHTKGRNDMYLGDKKVSGAAMTLVGDRVYGGFSLLFDIDAEAMVKALNPNQKKIISKGIKSVKSRVAPIRPALAPEFQVMSMDELFEALVCRLFGVENFGQIKQYELTEEDWQGIDQLAKEKYKNWDWNYGKAPQYTYNRDDHFDQVGTVEISIEVEEGKISHCKIWGDFFGQADIAELEKQLIGVKMRRDDLLKALEKVQLENYISHMTPELLVDLILS; encoded by the coding sequence ATGTATTTAATTGATTTAAAACGTGATGGTCAACGGATTTATGACGGGTCCCTAGCCTTGGCAGCTCAAGTCTATGCCCAAAGCCATATTTTCTTGGATGAGGACATTCTCTTTCCCTATATGTGTGATCCTAAAGTAGAAATTGGTAAATACCAAAACGCCCGGGCTGAGGTTAACCAAGACTATATTGACCAAGAAAATATTCAAGTGGTTCGCCGCGATACTGGTGGTGGTGCGGTTTACTGCGACCGCGGTGCCATCAATGTCTGCTTTCTAGCTGACCATAAATCCAATGATTTATTTGGTAACTTCGAAAAAATGTACCAACCAGGTATCAAGGCCTTAGAGGACATGGGGGTTCAAGGCTTACATACTAAGGGTCGTAATGACATGTACCTAGGTGATAAGAAGGTGTCAGGCGCTGCCATGACCTTAGTCGGTGACCGGGTCTATGGTGGTTTCTCCCTCCTCTTTGATATTGATGCTGAAGCCATGGTGAAGGCCTTAAATCCTAACCAAAAGAAAATTATTTCTAAGGGGATTAAGTCGGTTAAGAGTCGGGTAGCTCCGATTCGTCCAGCCTTAGCGCCAGAATTTCAAGTCATGTCCATGGATGAGCTCTTTGAAGCCTTAGTTTGCCGCCTCTTTGGTGTAGAGAACTTCGGACAAATTAAACAATATGAATTAACTGAGGAAGATTGGCAAGGAATTGACCAATTAGCTAAGGAAAAATATAAGAATTGGGATTGGAACTATGGCAAGGCTCCTCAATACACTTACAACCGTGATGACCACTTTGACCAAGTAGGAACGGTTGAAATTTCCATTGAGGTTGAAGAGGGTAAAATTAGCCACTGTAAGATCTGGGGCGATTTCTTTGGCCAAGCCGATATTGCTGAATTAGAAAAGCAATTAATCGGTGTGAAGATGCGTCGAGACGACCTCTTAAAGGCACTGGAAAAGGTCCAACTCGAGAATTATATCAGTCACATGACGCCTGAACTACTCGTCGATCTTATTCTCTCTTAA
- a CDS encoding SIR2 family NAD-dependent protein deacylase has protein sequence MSDKETVWQALSQNYSNESDLLRALMEEAQAILVGIGAGMSAADGFTYVGERFEQAFPDFIEKFNLFDMLQASLYDYPSLEEYWAFASRFAIMNGIEQEAGKAYQHFNQYLQGKNYFIITTNADNAFPKAGYDMDKVHYYQGKYVLMQCKKHCQPVTYRDDALLYRMAKEQENMRIPSELVPYCPNCGAPLELNKRTAENGMVEDKDWQVHQAAYEDFVKKNQYDKILYLEIGVGNTTPQFIRQPFQAWTKENPKALYVMMNQKPYHIPPSIKDQSLRLTDDIQKTLCEL, from the coding sequence ATGAGTGATAAAGAAACAGTTTGGCAAGCCTTAAGCCAAAATTATAGTAATGAATCAGACCTTTTGCGGGCCTTAATGGAAGAAGCCCAGGCCATCCTGGTGGGGATCGGTGCGGGTATGTCAGCTGCTGACGGCTTTACCTATGTGGGGGAGCGCTTTGAACAGGCATTTCCTGACTTTATTGAAAAGTTTAATTTGTTTGATATGTTGCAAGCTTCCCTCTATGATTACCCCAGTTTGGAAGAATATTGGGCTTTTGCCAGTCGCTTTGCCATTATGAATGGGATTGAACAAGAAGCTGGTAAGGCCTACCAACATTTTAACCAATACCTTCAAGGTAAAAATTACTTTATTATTACCACCAATGCTGATAACGCCTTTCCTAAGGCTGGCTATGACATGGATAAGGTCCACTACTACCAAGGGAAGTATGTTCTCATGCAGTGTAAGAAGCATTGCCAGCCAGTGACCTACCGCGATGACGCCTTGCTCTACCGTATGGCTAAGGAACAAGAAAATATGCGGATTCCTAGTGAACTCGTTCCTTATTGCCCAAATTGTGGCGCCCCCTTGGAGTTAAATAAACGGACAGCGGAAAATGGCATGGTAGAGGATAAGGACTGGCAGGTTCACCAAGCAGCCTATGAAGACTTTGTTAAGAAAAATCAATATGATAAGATACTTTATTTAGAAATTGGTGTGGGAAATACCACCCCACAATTTATTCGCCAACCCTTCCAAGCCTGGACTAAGGAAAATCCAAAGGCCTTATATGTGATGATGAATCAAAAACCCTATCATATTCCACCATCCATTAAAGACCAAAGCTTACGGCTAACCGATGATATTCAAAAAACATTATGTGAACTTTAA